In Salvelinus namaycush isolate Seneca chromosome 16, SaNama_1.0, whole genome shotgun sequence, the sequence ACCTGTACACCAAACAGACCCACATGCTCATTGATTATGGGCAAAGCAGGACAATGAGGCCCACACCTTGACACTCGGTGCCTAATAACCAGAATGatttcacacacacagatgggaAACATACACGCATAGCGACACTGTCATGACGCATCTTCCAGATTGCCACGAACAATGTGTCAGAATAATAAAAATATCTGACTGTTCTGATCATCAGTTCTAATACTCACTCTGTACTCATAATCGCAACCATTTTCTCCAGCAACCTAAGGACGAAATAAGTGCACAGAAAGTCATTAGCGGAGTATATTTAAAGGGTATAGTAAGTAATCTATAGTAAGCGCAAGGCGAGATTCTGGATGAGGCAGCAACCAACCACAATTCAACACCACACATGAAACGCTCTTTAGCAGAGTGCAAGTTAGTTAACCACACCACCAGAAAAGTAGCTAGTTTAGTTTCACGCCACTCAAGAAGCCTGTCCTCTCTAATCGGTCATGTCATCAGACAACCAGGTCGTGCATCATCGGTTTCCGTCCACCCACCGACTGAAAGACCAGAAGTGATGGCAGTAAGGACACGTGTAGTTAAGAGAATCAAACTAGGATTAGCATATTCCTACTATACATTGAGCACAGGGGCCTTAGAGAATTTTTTAAAAGACTAGCTAGAATTTAACTTTGAAACAATGTTAGCAGACTTCATGTTATCTAAACCTATCCCGATTATACACACGCCAAAACAAAATGCTCTGAACCTTGTACACATCTCAATCACCTGCTACAAGACTTGTCAGTAACACCCTCCTGGCTGAAATGATTCGAAAACATCTCGCGAACTAGCTCAATGtcatgataaaaaaaaatatattggcTACTATCAACAATAAACTAATCTAGTTAGCTAGGTGAGTAAACTACCAGGCAAATAAGATGAACATATGGTGCACTGATAGCCCCAGTCAAGGCATGCCAGTCATTCACTGTAGTTACCTAGCCATGATTAGATAACTGGCTGGCTAGTTACATCATACTGGTCTGGATACACAAACACTGATTGTGGAATGTGAGTGACAGCTGGCTAGTGTTTCACGATACGTGTGCACTGGACAGACTGACAGGGGAATGAGGATCATTGCCTCTGTTTATGGCCCAACAGTTAGCTAACAGTGGGAACCTAGCTAGCTGAGTAAACTACCTAGGTACTTACTTGTAAAATTGCATTCATGTTAACATTACCTTGCTTTTGCCGCAGCTGACGGACCGCAGTGCACCGAAGAAGATGGGCAACAGGGCCATGAACACAAGGCTGCCATATGCCAGTGCTGTTCCCTCCGGTGTCGCCACAAACTTGGCCACTGTCGCGTTGACAGCGTCGGTACCATTTGAGTCGGTTACATTCAGTCCGTCCAGAGCGGGAGGTGAAGTTTCGCTAGGTAAGACCGATCCTTGATTAACATCGGCCATGTTTGCAAGTTGTCCACCAACCCAACGGAGTCGTGTACGCTATTTGCCTGCTATCAAGACAGCTCGTTTCTACTAATGTTGGATTCTCCTTTGCTAAGGCCACGTTTCCTAACTCTGGCAATCGACAAGCCTCTTCCTTGTTTGTTCACTTGTCAATATCGTTTCAAACCCGTACTTACTGCCGCCCAGTGGTCTGGGTGGTTTGTTTGGGTAGACAGATCCTCAAACAACAAAATGTAGCCTACTTTGTTTTAAAATCAATTTCGTTTTATTCAAATACTGGTGTACAATACATGCATTGAACATTTACAGTGACAATGTAAAAACCACATCACATAATAGAATGTTTTAAAAACCTAACTGAATTTGAAATATTACAACCATTAATTTACAAAATAGATGTTACTAAATGCAGAAGTGGTGGCTTCTGGAATCTGTAGCCTTCCATTCAAGATATTATACGTCAAATAACTGAAACCGCATTTCAGAGCAGAGCAAAATTGGGATCAGCAATCCAACACCAGAGCAAATCCATAGATATGTCCCTCAACTCCTTTCaattcattatgccatcaatTTGTGTTGTGATAAATGTTGCTGTCTCTAAAATGTCTGCAATCTCATGGGGACCAGTCAGACAGAATCACTGTTtattagagcagtggttctcaaacctctcctcagggacaGTTCCATGCCAGCACACCCGATTAAACGTAGCAACTAATCATCAACATCTTAATTAGATGAATCAGGTGAGCAAGTTCAGGGCTACAGCAAAATAGTGAAGCATCTAGGGGTACCTGGGGATAGGTTTGACAAAACCTTGCATGAGTGAACCAGCTGCTCATTGAAGTTGTAGATGTCCATACTATTGAATTAGAATGAATTATACATTTCTATGATCCATACTCTGGAGAAGACCATCAGTCCTCCTCACACCATACTGGTTGAAGGTAAGATGTGCAGGGCGGAGGTGATGACAGAGAGAGCAATTAGCAGGAGAGGCTGAACCGGAGCTTGAAGCTGCCCTGACGATTTAGTCTTCAGCTCCACCTCAATAGGGAAGTGGTCACTCACTTCCAGAACCTGAAATTTGGAGATCAGTTTATTCTGTGTCATGACATCTACGACACAGGAAACAGACATAAAACAGGTGACTTTAGCATGTCTGGGATGTTACATCTTCTCCTGGGGCTTTGTTGAAGATGGATAGGAGTTTGAAAGGCTAAATGAAAACGTTGTTTGTAAAGAGGAAAAGGAAGTATTACCCTTTCCTTTGAGAGTTTATACTCATTGGCAATGTTGAAGACCTGAGCTGAATAAGGTTTGATGGCCTTCAGGAAGCGCTCTCCGTGTACCACAATCCTaagaaaaaaaaagtgtcaaataGAGCTGAAGAGTAATATGTTATTGGATCCATCAATACAGATTGCTTATAAATCAAAATGCCTTCATTTCAAAGAATATCATTTCAGTGTAGCTCATTTTCAAATTTCCACCCACCTGTCATAGGCACAGCTGGCAGTATCCCCAACAGTGGTGTCCACCTGGTCCCTGATCAACCAGAAAAATCCAGGTATTGAGAAAAGTCGGATGTTCGCCTTGTCCTGCCGGGTCATGTGCCCACAACCAGCATTGAAGGCTCCAAGGAACATCACGTTCTATGGTACAGAGTGGCATTACATTGGTGAGAGGAGTATGTTCCAAAAGTTAGATATTCAGAATCATGTAGCATGACAGATAACTAACTGCATTCAGCTTACCGACACACACTATGAAAAATAAGAACCAAACAAACACCAGCAGGTAGTTGTCATGCCTCACCTCAGTATTCCACTTCTTTTTGATTTCCTCAAAAACATCGTAGAGCTTGTCAATCTCCTTGATTGCATCAGAGGCCATAGTGTGCAGCGGGATCAGAGCAAAGTCTCCAATCACTGTTCAGAGGAAGATCATTGGAAGTTATCCAAACAGTACACAATGAATTTCAAATTCTCATGAACTTAACTAACCTGTTTCCTTGGCTTGAAATCTAACAACAAAGGGGTCTCTGGAGAATGTAGCCGCATTCCCCCCCTTTCTGTCAACGTACTGGTACTGATCTGTCAACTCTACGGTTTCATCCCTGTGGAGAGGCAGTTAGTTATAGCACCATTCGTTTAGGCTTAAAGTCAAGCAGGGTGACAAAGTTTAACTAGCATGTAGGGCCGAGAGTCAAAAGGTTAGGACAGGGGAGGCGGCATATTTAGGATCTCAAATGAATGCAAGTTTACGTCACGAGAGTAGCATTTATAAATGAAGAGCTGTAATAGATGTAAAAGAAAGCTTCCCTTACCTGTACAGATAGACATATTGCTCCTGGTCCTGAGGTGTTCGCCCCAGAACTCCACTGGAAACATATTTATAGTGATAGGCATCATATCTAAGAAGAAATTAACAAAAAAAGGGTTGGTCCATAAATTAAGTGAAAAGACTTAAATTATTTTCTTTATAATCAAaatttatttaaagtgcatttaacaaAAGCCGCAATACACTTTTATAGGAAACAATCAAGGAATACAAAACAATGTATATATGCATCACTGAACGGTGCATGAGGAAAATCCCTCAAATTAAAATCCGGACCTctaagccagttccactgctttcccccctccccccatcagGGACTgttttagacctgggacaccaggtgggtgcaactAGTCATCAGGAAGAACAGAAAACCCatcaggctccggacctcgtagacCTCGAATATGCCTAAGGTAGAGTACTTGTTACAGTCATAAATAGAATTCAATGGATTCTCTTTCTATGGTAACAGTATCTAGATGCAACTGTACCTGTTGAGTGCTTCCACCAAAGCTTTAGTGGCATTGTCCTGTGTGTCTTTAACCTCCTGAAGGAGACAGATGTCACAGCGAGACACAATCTGTGGACAATCAACCAACCGGATTAGAACAAGAATGTCTAACAAATCACAGAAAGATACCTGGATGATTATAATAAAGTAATTGAGACTGATTTACCCAACAGTATGGAACTATAGTTAAAATGTTTGAGTTTAGTTCCTTCCTGGACCAGTCGTCATGAATAGCAACTGTATGATTGTGAAAAGACGAGGCAGTGTCTCACCCTGGTCAGAGTGTGCATCACCCTGAAGTTGGCTGATTTGGCATCGTCGAAGTTCTGGACATTGAAGGCACAGATCTTGAAGCTTGAACATGGCCCAAAAATACCAacgagaaggaggaggagaggagagtggcaaGTCATGACTGAGCTGCTTGCTGTGAATGGAAAAGACATGTGAGATTACTGGTCATACATTGTTACTTTtgtttttactacactgaacaataCATATACACAGtgcagtcggaaagtattcagactccttccctttttccacattgttacagccctattctagaattgatttcatttattttcttcaatctacacaaaatatcccataatgacaaagcaaaaactggttagacatttttgcaaatgtattttaaaaaaaaatttttttttttttaaagtaccttacataagtattcagaccctttgctatgagactcaattgagctccggtgcatcctgtttccattgatcatccttgagatgtttctacaacttgattggattccaacctgtggtaaattcaattgattggacatgatttggaaaggcacacctgtctatataaaaggtcccacagttgacagtgcatgtcagagcaaaaaaacaagccatggaggtcgaaggaattgtccacagagctccgagacaggattgtgtcgaggcacagatctgggaaagggtaccaaaacatttctgcagcattgaagatccccaagaacacagtggcctccatcattcttaaatggaagaagtttggaaccaccaagactcttcctagagctggacgcccggtcaaactgaacaatctggggagaaggccttggtcagggaggtgaccaagaacccaatggtcactgacagagcttctctgtggagatgggagaaccttccaggatgacaaacatctctgcagcactccaatcaAGCCTAtttagtagagtggccagacggaagccgctcagtgaaaggcacatgacagcctgcttggagttttccaaaaggcaccgaaagactctcagaccataagaaacaagattctcggtgccacgtctggaggaaacctggcaccatccctactgtgaagcatggtgatggcagcatcgtgctgtggagatgtttttcagcggcagggactgggagactagtcaggatcgagggaaagattaagtacagagagatccttgatgaaaacctgctccagaatgctcaggacctcagactggggccaaggttcactctccaacaggtcaacgaccctaagcacacagccaagacaacacaggaatggcttcgggacaagtctctgaaagtccttgagtggcccagccagagcccggacttgagcccgatcgaacatctcgagacctgaaaatagctgtgtagcgacaccccacatccaaactgacagagcatgagaggatctggagaaaagaatgagagaaactccccaaatacaggtgtgccaagcttgtagcgtcttacccaagaagactcaatggtGTAATTGCttccaaaggtgtttcaacaaagtactgagtaaaagggcctgaatacttttaCATCAGTTTATTTTTGTTAAATTTGATATcttttctaaacctgtttttgcttagtcattatggggtagtgtgtgtagattgatgggggaaacaatttaatcaattttagcacaaggctgtaacgtaacaaaatgtggaaaacgtcaaggggtatgaatactttccgaatgcactgtacatgcgcACACAcgcgtatgtggacaccccttcaaattagtggattcagccatacccgttgctgacCATTGTATAACAtttagcacacagccatgcaaactccatagacaaacattggcagtagaatggccttcctgaaaagctcagtgacctCCAACGTggcatttctgccctgctatagctgccccggtcaattgtaagtgatattgtgaagtggaaaagtctaggagaaacagctcagccgtgaagtggtaggccacacaagctcacagaacgagaccgccaagtgctgaagcatgtagttCGGAAAAATCTggcctctgttgcaacactcactacgtagttccaaactgcctctggaagcaacgtcagcacaataactgttcgtcgggagattcatgaaataggtttccatcaccatgccaagcgtcagctggagtggtgtaaagctcgccaacATAGGACTcattctctgaagtgatgaatcactaGTCACCATCTggcagatgaatctgggtttggcagataccaggagaacgctacctgcccgaatgcataatgccaactgtaacatttggtggaggaggaataatggtctggggctggttgtcatggtttgggctaggccccttatttccagtgaagggaaatcttcacaaaaacagcatacaatgtcattctacacaattctgtgcttcaaactttgtgacaacagtttgaggaaggccctttcctgcttCAGCacgacaatgcccccgtgcacaaagcgaggtccatacagaaatggttcatccagatcggtgtggaagaacttaactggcctgcacagagccctgacctcaaacccatcgaaACACCTTTGTGATTAGGACTGCGAGCCagtcctaatcgcccaacatcagtgccagacctcactaacgctcatggctgaatggaagcaagtccccgcagcaatgtttcaacatctaatggaaagaaagccttcccagaagaatggaggctgttatagcagcaaagggggaaccaactccatattaatgcccatgattttggaattagatgttcgatgagcaggtgtccatatcTTTGGTCATATTGtgtataaacgcaacaatttcaaagattttacagagttagTTCATAAGGAAAAtaaatttggccctaatctatggatttcacatgactgggaatacaggttTGCATCAGTTGGTCAAATAccttaaaagaaaaaaaaagtaggggcgtggatcagaaaaccagtcagtaaaGATATGACCACCATGTGTCTACCATGTGTCTAATGCAGCGCTACACATCTCTTTcgcattgagttgatcaggctgttgattgtggcctgtggaatgttgtcccactcctcttcaatggcttggTGAAGTTGCTGGAAATTGGCTAGAACATGCTgttgtacacatcgatccagagcatcccaaacatgctcaatgggtgacatgtctgagtattcaggccatggaagaactgggacatgttcagcttccaggaattgtgtacagatcgtTGCAACATGGgcctgtgcattatcatgctgcaacatgaggtgatgacggcggatgaatggcacgacaacgggcctcaggattGCATCACGGTATCGctgtgcattcaaaatgccaAAAGATAAAATGCAGtttctgccaaattctctgaaacgaCATTGGtagcagcttatggtagagaaattaacattcaatcctctggcaacagctcgtggacattcctgcagtgagcatgccaattgcgcgctccctcaacttgagacatctgtggcattgtgttgtgtgacaactacaaaattggccttttattgttcaaCACATggtgcacctttgtaatgatcatgccgtttaattagcttcttgatatgccacacctgtcaggtggatggattatcttggcaaaggagaaatgctcactaacaaggatataaactttgtgcacatggaacatttctgagatcttatttcagctcatgaaaccaacactttacattgagtttatatttttgttcagtatatttatgtAAAAGTACTTAAATAGTATctgtactatttatatttgacaacttttacttcactacattcttaaagaaaatgtactttttacactATACATtttctgacacccaaaagtactgacacccaaaaggaaaatggtcaaattggcacacttatcaagagaacatccctggtcatccctactgcctctgagtgttggagtgtacccctggctagcCGTAAATAAAacatattaagcaaaccagacaccATTATCTTAagacattttaaatgatttacacttacttttgatacttaagtatgtaattgctcaaatgtaTATTAAGTATATTCAACACCAAAACACTGActtattcaagtagtattttactgggtgactttcacttgtcattttctattaaggtatctttatacttttactcaaatatggtAATTGGGtacattttcccaccactggGCCTTGTCAGACATGATTGTAGTTCTACAGTCGAAGTTGCGAGAGCGCCACTACCCTTAGTAATTCGCTTTCTCCCGAGCACCGACTGAAGtgatgcgctctctctctctatccctccacttttggaggacctgagccctaggaccatgcctcaggactacctggcctgatgactcctggctgtatccagtccacctggtcgtgctgctgatcgtttcaactgttctgcctgcggctatggaaccctgacctgccACCTCGTCTTGGACTCTcccatgaaaagccaactgatatttactctcaaagtgctgacctgttgcaccctctacaaccactgtgattattatttgaccctgttggtgatctatgaacatcttgaagaacaatctggccttaaatggccatATACTCTTATattctctacccggcacagccaaaagaggactggccacccctcagagcctggttcctctctagggcGTTATtccctaggttctggcctttctagggaggttttcctagccactgtgcgtctacatctgcattgcttgctgtttggggttttaggctgagatTCTGTATAAGCACCAacattttatttataaaaaaataataattccagcccccgtccccacaggaggcattttgccttctggtaggcagtcattgtaaataagaatttgttctaaactgacttgcctagttaaaggatgaatttaaaaaatctgttgatgttaAAAAGGCTTCTTAATTACACTTGATATTGAATTCCAGCGTTTTCTAGTGTTAAAATACTCCTTTCGAAACCCCCACTTATCCATGTGGTTACTTTCAAAACACCCACTTTTCCTCAGATGCACCGAGATGACATATCAGTAGGGGCAGCACAGAGACCATGAGGGATGACGTCGTAGCTGGACCCTATTGAAAAGCGAGGTGACACACCTGTGTTAGCGtgacatgtaaactcagcaaaaaaagaaacgtcctcactgtcatctgcgtttattttcagcaaacttaacatgtgtaaatatttgtatgacacTAACCAGATTCAggaactgagacaaactgaacaagttccacagacatgcgtctaacagaaatggaataatgtgtccctgaacaaaagggggggtcaaaataaaaagtcagtatctggtgtggccaccagctgcattaagtactgcagtgcatctcctcctcatgaactgcaccagatttgccaattcttgctgtgagatgttaccccactcttccaccaaggcacctgcaagttcccggacatttctggggggggggaggaccctagccctcaccctccaatccaacacgtcccagacatgctcaatgggattgagatccgggctcttcgctggccatggcagaatactgacattcctgtcttgcaggaaatcacgcacagaacgagcagtatggctggtggcattgtcatgctggagggtcatgtcaggatgagcctgcaggaagggtaccacatgagggaggaggatgtctttcctgtaatgcatagcgttgagattgcctgcaatgacaagctcagtccgatgatgctgtgacacaccgccccagaccatgacggaccctcctcctccaaatcgatccagagtacaggcctcagtgtaccGCTCAGTCCTTCAACAATaaaggcaaatctgaccatcacccctggtgagacaaaaccgcaacttgtCAGTGTAGGGCActtcacagtacggacattgcaatttattgccctggccacatatgcagtcctcatgcctccttgcagcatgcctaaggcacgttcacgcagatgagcagggaccctgggcatctttcttttggtgtttttcagagtcagtagaacgtcctctttagtgtcctaagttttcataactgaccttaattgcctaccatctgtaagctgttagtgtcttaacgacaaCGAGGGGCATGTCCATTAATTGTTTTTGAtgcttcattgaacaagcatgggaaacagtgtttaaaccctttacaatgaagatctgtgaagttattttgatttttacgaatgatctaaggcagggtcctgaaaaggggacgtttctttttttgctgagtttagttgtgGAAGTGTGGTTTCGGATGGAGGCACCCATAGCTATACGGATCTGTGCAAAACTGCTATAGTAAGTCTACCTTTTATTTGAAGGATTTTTTCCACTCGCTTATGAAAGGTAAGGGCCATATGTTTCGAAAGCCATATTTAAAGCGATAATTAACATTTCTAAAACTTTAAAACACAGCGTAGGGATTGTAGTTCACATGAGCAAGTCATGGGCTAATCGCTGACAACTGTACTAAGAAAGCCCCAGCCCAGACAAAAATTGGTTTTATATTGGATATTCAGTTTGTCAATAGCTATTGAACAAAGTATGCCATAACTATGAAAAGTGTATATTCTGAATCAGGGTTGGATGGAGATAAATACACGTTTACACATAAGATTTCAGATTTCAATAGCTCTTACACAAAACGGTCCATGACTATGAAAATGTTGTATTTTGAATCAGTCGAGGATGGACAAATCCACAGcttctttttattatttttttgtataaAATACAGTTCTATTTTCAAAAGCTCTAACACCAGGGTTTCCCCAAACTCGGTCCTTGGGACCCTATGGggtgcacattttagttttttgccctagcactacacagctaatTCAGAAACAATTAATAATCAAACTTTTACAATACAAATCAGTTGTGTAATGTTAAGGCCAAAACATGCACCCTTTGGGGTCCTggggacagagtttgggaaattATGCCTTACACAAAGCATGCCATGACTATGAAAATTATATATTCTGAATCAGGGGAGGGACAAAAATAAATGTTCATAAGAAGAGCTATTGAATATTGAAAGCCCTCCCCCAAAAAGAGGAGAATCTAAATCAGTCATGGAACGCTTTGTGTAAGAGCTATTGGCCAACAGTCATGTCATGATTGGTTCAATAGCTATTGACAAGAGAAACCCAAATATCCAATATAAAACTCATTTTACCTTGGTACCTCTCCAAGGCCTAGTTTCCCATAGCAATGGCATTTAGGCTTACCaatgctctgccatttcctggttgctaaaattctaacttcgcctaatttcagtttttacaaaacaaacaatgtagagtgtagagaatcattggaCCAACTAAACCGAAGAAAAATATTGTATTTCcaactggtgtacaaaactgaaagttaAAGACGCAAACAAAACTTAAGAAGCATAGAAGCACAATACTGATGACGGAGCAGCTCCTAgacagtagcggtgcgtgggtaaaatcaatGGGGGAGCACACCCccaaaaaagccatattacaacctgtgttGTGATTGAACAGGTTATAATTGCATTATTTGCTCTTTCATATGCCTTtcgaccgtgatatataggccaagacaataagaagacagtggcagaataaattcaaccacacctttgtttcatcacaaaaccagataGTAAcctctgtctggtgaagtccacaaagcatattgcatgtaacagacagttacatgacctacagcatggtcaagcatgTTAATGTTTTCAacattttcggaccactaaactattgatttagaaccacagagttaaCGCAAGTtgtaaagaaaacaggagctgcctccactattccagcacactttcatcatcaaatcacctatgcttagtctaataatGACAACTAAAAGaaaccaaaaacaatttagtccaatcaaagtaagctaaatatgatgtggctgtccatggttatggtgtgtgtgtgtgtgtgtgtgtgtgtgtgtgcgtgtgtgtgtgcgtgtgtgtgtgtgtgcgtgtgtgtgtgcgcgtgtgtgtgtgcgtgtgtgtgtgcgtgtgtgtgtgtgtgtgtgtgtgtgtgcgtgtgtgtgcgtgtgtgtgtagtggtggataaagtacccaaatgtcatacttgagtaattTAAGTAAAGTtgtcttaatagaaaatgactcaagtcaatatacctaagtatcaaaagtaaattaattgctaaaatataattaagtatcaatcacttcaaattccttatataaagcaaaccagacATATAGCCAGGGGCAAGCTCCAACCCTCAGACATAATTTAGAAATgcagcatgtgtttagtgagtccaccagataagaggcagtagggatgaccagggatgttctcttgataagtctgaattagaccatttccctgtcctgctaagcattcaaaatgtaaaaagtacttttaggtgttagggaaaatgtacatatttttcttcaggaatgtagtgaagtaaaagt encodes:
- the LOC120061466 gene encoding deoxyribonuclease gamma-like, with product MTCHSPLLLLLVGIFGPCSSFKICAFNVQNFDDAKSANFRVMHTLTRIVSRCDICLLQEVKDTQDNATKALVEALNRYDAYHYKYVSSGVLGRTPQDQEQYVYLYRDETVELTDQYQYVDRKGGNAATFSRDPFVVRFQAKETVIGDFALIPLHTMASDAIKEIDKLYDVFEEIKKKWNTENVMFLGAFNAGCGHMTRQDKANIRLFSIPGFFWLIRDQVDTTVGDTASCAYDRIVVHGERFLKAIKPYSAQVFNIANEYKLSKERVLEVSDHFPIEVELKTKSSGQLQAPVQPLLLIALSVITSALHILPSTSMV